CGCGGCGATCTCCAGGTCGGAGACCTGACCGCGGCCGGTCTCGCTGTACGGCTGGTGGATCAGCACACGCGCGTTCGGCAGGGCCATGCGCTTGCCCGGCGTACCGGCGGCCAGCAGGACGGCGGCGGCGGAGGCCGCCTGGCCCATGCAGACCGTCTGGACGTCCGGCTTCACGTACTGCATCGTGTCGTAGATCGCGGTGAGCGCCGTGAAGGAGCCGCCGGGGCTGTTGATGTACACCGAGATGTCACGGTCGGGGTCCATCGACTCCAGGCACAGCAGCTGTGCCATGACGTCGTTGGCGGAGGCGTCGTCGATCTGGACGCCGAGGAAGATCACGCGCTCCTCGAAGAGCTTCGCGTACGGGTCGTACTCGCGGATGCCCTGGGAGGTGCGCTCGACGAAGCGGGGAATGATGTAGCGGGACTCGGCCTGCGGGCCGGTGTAGCGGCCCTGGGAGGCGCTCATGTCCTGCACGGCGTGCATACGGTCGTAGATCCCGCTGCCGGGGAACTGGTTCACGGTGTCTCCTGAGAAGGGGCTGAGGCGGTCGGCTGGGGCTGTCTGGGGTCGCTCGGGGCCCGGGAAGGGCTCCGTGGGCCTCACGGGGCGCCACAGGCCCCGTGGGGACCGCTCAGGCCCCGGTGCCGCCGCCGCCCGGCATACCGGCGGCCGTCGTCATCACGTCGTCGATGAGGCCGTACTCCTTGGCCTCGAAGGCGTCGAACCAGCGGTCGCGGTCCGAGTCGCGGGTGATCTGCTCGATCGTCTGGCCGGTGTGCTGGGAGGTCAGCTCGGCCATGCGCTTCTTGGTGTGCAGCAGCCGCTCGGCGTGGATCTTGATGTCCGAGGCCGAGCCGGCGAGGCCGGCGGAGGGCTGATGGATCAGAATCTCGGCGTTCGGCAGCGCGAAGCGCTTGCCGGGGGTGCCCGCGCTGAGCAGGAACTGGCCCATCGAGGCTGCCAGGCCCATGGCGATGGTCACCACGTCGTTCTTGATGTACTGCATGGTGTCGTAGATCGCCATGCCCGCCGTGATCGAACCGCCGGGGCTGTTGATGTACAGGTAGATGTCCTTCTCCGGGTCGGAGGCAAGGAGCAGCAACTGTGCGGTGATCTTGTTCGCGATGTCGTCGTCGACCGGCTGGCCGAGGAAGATGATCCGCTCGTTGAGCAGCCGGTTGTAGACCTGGTCACCGAGGCCACCACCGATGGAAGGCTCGCCGGCGGCTGAGGGCATCAGATTCGTCACGTATCCACCTGCTCGTCTTACGACGGCGCCGGGCCGTCTCACGTTTCCCTAGGGGCTAGGAGCCGTTCGGGGACTCCACTGCCCTCGTATTCATGGACCCTAACGCGCGGGTCCCTTCGGGGAATCCCGGGAATGGGAGTGTTCGCCGGGGGCGTAGCGCGCGGGGCTCCGCCGGGGGCCGTGCGGTCTCGTCGAGGGTGGTGCGGAAATCACCGGGCCGCAGGCGGGTGGGGGCTTGTCGCACGGTTCCCCGCGCCCCTGGAGTGCGCTGGCCCCTGTGGGCGGCAAGAAGGCCCTGGGGCGCACCCCAGGGCCTTCCTCACAACCTCACCGACGCCGGGACTCAGCCCTCGGTCTTCTCCTCGGCGGACTCGGCCGGGGTCTCCTCGGCGGAGGCCTCGGTGGTCTCCTCGTCCTCGTCGTCGAGGTCGACGATCTCGCCGTTGGTGTCCTTGACCGTGGCCTTCTCGACCACGACGGCCAGGGCCTTGCCGCGGGCGACCTCGCCGACCAGGAGCGGAACCTGGCCGCCCTCGACGACCGCCTGGGCGAACTGGTCGGGGGACATGCCGGAGGAGGCCGCACGCCGCATGAGGTGCTCGGTGAGCTCCTCCTGGTTGACGTTCAGCTTCTCCTGCTTGACGAGCTCGTCGAGCACGAACTGGGTCTTGATGCCCTTGACCGCGGCTTCCTTGGTCTCGGCGTCGAACTCCTCCTCGCTCTTGCCCTGGATCTCCAGGTACCTCGGGAGGTCGAGGCCCATCTGGCCGAGCTGGTGGTGCTCGAGGTTGTGCTTGCGGGTGTTGATCTCGTCCTCGAGCAGCTTCTCGGGGACCGGGACCTCGACCAGCTCGAGCAGCTTCTCCAGGACGCGCTCCTGGGCCTGCGTGGCCTGGTCGTACTGCTTCATGTTCTCGAGGCGCTTGCGGCTGTCCGCGCGCAGCTCCTCCATGGTGTCGAACTCGGAGGCGAGCTGCGCGAACTCGTCGTCCAGCTCGGGCAGTTCACGCTTGGCGACCTGGGTGACCTTGACGGTGACCTCGGCCTCCTTGCCGGCGGCGGAGCCGCCCTTGAGCTCGGAGGTGAAGGTGGTCTCGCCACCGGCCTCCAGGCCCTTCACGGCGTCGTCGATGCCGTCCAGCAGCTCGCCGGAGCCGATGGTGTAGGAAACGCCGTCGGCGACTCCGTCCTCGAGGACCTCGCCGTCGACCTTGGCGCGCAGGTCGATCGTCAGGACGTCGCCGTCCTCGGCGGCACGCTCGACCGGGGCCGTGGAGGCGAAGCGCTCGCGCAGCTCCTCGACGGCCTTGTCGACGTCCTCGTCGGTGACCTCGACCGCGTCGACCTCGACCTCGATGCCGGAGAAGTCCGGGATCTCGATCGTCGGGCGGATGTCGACCTCGGCGGTGAAGTTCAGCGTCTCGCCGTCCTTCAGCTCGGTGATGTCGACCTCGGGCTGGCCCAGCACGCTGAGCTCGGCCTCGTTGACCGCGTCGGTGTAGAACTTCGGAAGCGCGTCGTTGACCGCCTCCTCCAGAACCGCACCGCGGCCGAACCGCTGGTCGATGACCCGGGCCGGGACCTTGCCCTTGCGGAAGCCCTTCACCGTGACCTGCTGGTTGATCTTCTTGTACGCCGCGTCGAGGCTGTCCTTGAGCTCCTCGAAGGGCACCTCGACAGTGAGCCGAACCCGAGTCGGGTTCAGGGTCTCCACGGCGCTCTTCACGGTTCGGTCTCCTTGTGGCTGACTTCTTGGGTTGCCGGGGCCAGAACGGCCCGGCGGATTTCGCCGCCCGGAGGACTGCAGACGATGAGACACACGGGCGTGCAGCTTGCATAGTAACGGCAGCGACTACACCGCCCAAAAGGCGATCACGTGAGTGACCGGATGGGCGATCACGCGAGTGATCGGGTGGCTGGTCGGGGTGGCGGGATTTGAACCCACGGCCTTCCGCTCCCAAAGCGGACGCGCTACCAAGCTGCGCCACACCCCGTCTGGTGCGACACGTAGGGTACATGCCGACAGGCGGTGTCGCGGCCGCATTTCCACAGGGTGCGTGCCGCGTCGCCTCCGACGGGAATGCGGTGTGCGACGCAGGGGGCCGACCCGCTACGATGCCTTCAGTGCCGCGCGGTCACCCGACCTGCGGCGCGTCGTGTGCGGGCGTAGCTCAATGGTAGAGCCCTAGTCTTCCAAACTAGCTACGCGGGTTCGATTCCCGTCGCCCGCTCTTCATGGCTCAGGGCCAGGTCAGAGGATCATTCCTCCGCCTGGCCCTGAGTGTTTCCGGGGCTGCGTTCGGTCCAGCGTGTCCCCCGCGTGCCCCTCCGGCTCCTGATCTTGCTTCCGCCTGGGCTTGCGGCCCTTGTCGACCAGGTCGCTCAGCGCGTCAGCGATCAGCCGGTCACGTGCGGCGCTCGCGTGCTGATAGATCAGCGCCGCCCTGGCCGTGCTGTGGCCCATGCGCGCCATCACGCGGGCGCGCGCCGCCTCTGCGGCGCGCGGCCTGCCTCCTGTCTGCGCCCCGGCCGGCCGCGCCCGGCGGCTGCGGACGACCGAGCCTGGGGGAAGGATGCGCCTGCACAGCCATCGCGTCGATCACTAATCTGACTGGTCCGTACCCGCAGCGCACCCAAGGGGGACTCGCATGATCGAGCTAGGCATCCTGTTCGGCCTGTTTCTGGTCACAGCTCTGGCTTTGATCTTCGTACTCCTGCGACGACAAAACGGTCGTACGGAAAACGCCGACGGACTCCTCATCGAGCAAGCACGGCGGATACAGGCACAGAACGATCGAGCGACCTACGGAACCGGGGCAGCGAACGGCCACTTGCCAACCGTGCGCGATCCCTACCGCCCCTAGTCGCAGACAGACCGTGGGGCGAGGCGCTCACTGCTCGCGTGAACGCCCAGCTGGGCCCTGCGCCGGAATCACTTTCCCGGGGGTGGGCCCGTTACGGTCCTTCCGATTCAGAGGTCCCGGACGTCCACGGTGTACACGGACCGGACGCCGTACGGGACGTACAGGGCGTCGCCGACGAGGAGGAGCGGTGCTCCCGAAGTGACGAGCGCGCTGTCGATCCGGCCGCCGTCGTCGCGGCCGGGCCGGGTGTCCTCGACCTTGCCGCTGCGCGCGTTCAGGGCTGCCAGGCGGCCGCTGGGCGAGGCGAAGTACACGTGAGTGGCGGAGGCGGTCGGCGGCCCCTGCCGCTCCAGGGTGGAGTTGGATTCCCACAGCGTCCGTCCGGTGCTCGGCGAGACGGCGCGGACGCCGCCGCTGCTGCGCGTGAAGTAGACGGTGCCGCGCACCAGGTACGCCCTCGACGCCTCGGGCCGGGGCTTCGCCAGTCGGCGCACGGTGAGCGCCTGCGAGGAGACGTCGATCAGGGTGAGGTCGCGGGCCGTGGGCCGGCCGTCCGCGAACACCAGGCGTCCCCCCTGCCGGCCGAGCATTTCCAGGCCGCCCTCGGCCTCGACGGTCCAGCGGGTCTTCCCGGTGGCCGTGTCGATCTCGAAGACGGTGCTCTCGGCGGCTTCCTCTTCCTCGTCGTTCATCACGGTCGTGCAGATCAGATAGGCACGGTCGGCCGCCGAGTCCAGCACGCAGTCGCCCCGGGTGTCCGGCTTCGGCTGCCGCCAGCGGACCTTGCCGGTCTCCGCGTCGAGCAGGGCGTACTGGTCGCCCTGTGATCCGTAGGCGGTGATGACACCCTCGGACACGGCCGTGGCGGCGCCCTGCGTGCTGTCGGGGACCGATGCCGTCTCACCGCTGCCGGTCGGGGTCCGCCAGAGTTCCTTGCCGGTGTCGGCGGCCAGGGCGTAGACCGTGTAGCTGGACCCGACGCCGCTCGTTCCTTCCGCGTCTTCCGCCCCGTAGGTGAAGACGCGGCTGTCGCCGGTGCCGATGAGCGCGCCCTCGTCGCCGAAGGCGCCGCCGGGTGTGGGGTCGACGGCCCGGCTCCAGGTGTTGCGGCCGTCGGTGAGACCGAAGCGGGTCGCCATGAGGTCGGAGCCGGCACACACCAGGGAGGTGTCGACGACGGAGCAGCCCTTGAGGGACGTGTCGGTCCCGCCCAGGCCGCCCTTGTCGCCTTCCGGGGACTTCACCGTGGCGACCCACGGCTTCCAGCCCTCGGGCAGGTCGGCCGCCTTGGCGGTGGACGAGGGTGGGCGGTCGTTGTCGCGGATCAGGGTGACGGTGGTGGTGACGATCGCGGCGAGCGCGACGGCCACCGCGGCCGTGACCAGCAGCAGTCCGTGCCTGCGGCGGCCGCGGGTGCGTTCCGCCCCGGGTGCCGGTGCCCCGGCCGGGTCAGGTGGCGGCTGGTGCTGTTGCGTCGGGATTCTGCCGGGCCGGGGGTGCCGCGACTCGTCCCGTTCGGCGTCCGCCTCCTCGGGCAGGCGGTGTGACGTTTCGTCCCGTTCGGAGCGGGCCGCGTCGGGCCATGCGGCGCCGGCCGGCTCGGTCGGCGGGGCGCCCGGCCACAGCCGTACGGGGCGCGGTGCACCGGTGCCGGGCACCAGGAGCGGGCCGGGGGTGCCGCCCTCACGGAGCAGCGTGAACAGTTCGTCCGCGGCGGGGCGGTCTTTCCGGTGCTTCTCCAGGCAGAGTCGGATGAAGGGGAGCAGTTCGTCGGGGACGCCGGTGAGGTCCGGCTCGCCCTCGACGACGCGCAGGGCCGTTTCGTACGGGCTCGGGCTGTCGAAGGGGCCGCGGCAGGTGGCGGCGTAGGTGAGGACCGAGCCGAGGGAGAACATGTCGGCGGCCGGGCCGACGTCCTGGGGGGCGGCGAACTGCTCCGGGGACATGAAGGGCGGGGTGCCCATGACGCGGCCGGTCTGGGTGAGGACGTCGGAGGCGGCGAACTCGGCGGCGCGGGAGATGCCGAAGTCGATGACGCGGGGGCCGTCCTCGGCGAGCATCACGTTGGCCGGTTTCAGGTCGCGGTGGACGACTCCGGCGCGGTGGATGTCGCGCAGCGCCTCGGCGAGGCCGGCGGCGAGGCCGCGCAGGCGGGGCAGCGGGAGAGGGCCGTGCTCGCGGACATGGGTGCCGAGGTCCGCGCCCGGTATGTAGAGGGTGGCCATCCAGGGGTGCGTGGCGTCGGCGTCCGCGTCCACGACGGGGGCCGTGAAGGCGCCACTGACCTGGCGGGCGGCGGCCACCTCGCGGCGGAAACGGGCGCGGAACTCGTCGTCGTCGGCGTACTGGCTGTGCACGACCTTGACAGCGAGGCGGCGGCCGGAGGCCGAGCGGGCCAGGTAGACGACACCCATGCCGCCGGAGCCGAGGCGGTCCTCGATGCGGTAGCCGCCCACCTCCGCCGGGTCAGAATCGCGCAGCGCCATCCCCGAACGTTCCCCCCGTCACGCACCGTCCTGTGGTCGGGGCGAGCGTAACCGCCCCTGCACCGGGCCCGCAGCGCGGGGCTCGGGAGGGGGCGCCGAAGCCCCGCTCAGAAGCTGATGGAGTTGATGGTCTCCGCTATCGAGTTGAGGAACCGCTGAATGTCGTCGGCCATGCCGGTCGAGGCGAGGAAGAAGCCGAAGAGGACCGCCACGATCGCCGGCCCCGCCTTGATGGATCCCCCTCTCAGCAACACCACAAGGATGATCGCCAACAGCAGCACCACAGACAGTGAAATGGCCACAACTGATCACACCCTCGGTCGGTCCGCTCTCCCGGCCCGGGGACGCGACCCTGCGCACCCCGCCAGAACCATCGTGCCACCAACGCGGCCGGGCTATGCGGCCGGTGACGCATCGACCACACCTGTGTCGCCCCGCCCGCGTGTGCCGCCGTGTGCGCGGGGGCTCGACTCCGAGGAGTCGCACGGCAATTCGAAGGGCCACCCGCACAGGGAATTCAGCCGTATCGTTTCCATCTCCACACAACGCGTTCGCAGCTAATTCGAATTGCTGCCACACGACCGTCAACAACCGTGCCGGAGAGGGACCGAAGAGGGTGGAAGCGGACATTCCACTGGAGTCGCCTGCTGGTCTTATGCGTTGCTTAGTCCGGAAGTATCACGACAAGCAGGGCCCAGGCGGTGCACACAATCCGGCATCGGACGATGTGTTGGCCATCACGTCGGCAGTGACGTCAACTACCCGTAATCCGGGGTACCCACAGCGAATAGCCAGGAATCACGTCCGGCGTTTTACGAATAGCTGCAGGGAACGCTAGGGTGCCTCAGATGTTCCACGCTGCCTCGTCCCCCGCACGCGCAGCGAGGTCCCGGATCGTCTCCCCGAGCTCCTGGTGGGAGGGTCTGTGACGAACTCGCTGCGACCGAACGGCGACCGCAGGGCGCCACTTCCCCCGGCACAATCGCCGGCCGACGGAGTGCCGAGCCCCCGCTCGCCGCAGAGCACGCAGAAGAAGCAGAACGGCAAGCAGCGCGACGCGTTCTTCGACAACGCCAAGTACCTCGCGATCGTGCTGGTGGCCATGGGCCACGCCTGGGAGCCGCTCAAGGGCGACAGCCGGACACTCGAGGCGGCGTACCAGGTCGTCTACGCGTTCCACATGCCGGCGTTCATCATCATCTCCGGCTACTTCTCCCGCAGTTTCGACATGCGGCCCGACCGGCTGAAGCGCCTGATCACCGGCGTCGCCGTGCCGTACATCATCTTCGAGACGGCCTATCCGCTCTTCAAGCGGGTCATCGACAACGACCCGCACCAGGAGATCAGCCTCCTCGACCCCTGGTACCTGACCTGGTTCCTGGTCGCGCTGTTCATCTGGCGCCTGACCACCCCCATCTGGAACCTGGTGCGCTGGCCGCTCCCGCTCGCGCTGGGTCTCGCCATGCTGGCGACCGTCACCCCGGAGATCGGTGACGACCTGGACCTGCAGCGCGTCCTGCAGTTCCTGCCGTTCTTCGTGCTGGGCCTGGTGATGAAGCCCGAGCACTTCCACATGGTGCGCCGCCGTTCGGTGCGGATCGCCTCGGTGCCCGTGTTCGCCGCCGCGCTGGCCTTCAGCTGGTGGGCGGTGCCGCGCATGAACACCGCGTGGTTCTACCACCGGGACGCCGCGCAGGAACTGGGCGCCCCGTGGTGGACCGGCCCGGTCATGGTCCTCGCGATGTTCGGCTGCTCCCTGGTACTGACGGCCTGCTTCTTCGCCTGGGTGCCGCGCCGCCACATGTGGTTCACCGCCCTCGGCGCCGGCACGCTCTACGGCTACCTGCTGCACGGCTTCCTGGTGAAGGCCGGCGACTACGAGGGCTGGTTCGAGGCGTCCTGGCTGCACCAGCCGGCCGGCGAGATCCTCGTGACCGTCCTCGCGGCCGCCGTCGTGACGGTGCTGTGCACCAAGCCGGTGCAGCGCGTCTTCCGGTTCGCGATGGAGCCGAAGATGGAATGGGCCTTCAAGAGGGACGCCGCCGAACTCGCCCGCGAACGCCAGAGCGCCGAGCGGCGCGAGCGGGAGCGGGAGAAGGTCAACGCCTGACCCTCACCGCGGAATTCATCCGACGAGACCGAGAAGTGCGCGCATCCGTGCGTACTTCTCGGTCAGTCGTGTGCGGGTCGCCTCGTCGAGGACCGCGAGACGGGCCGGGTCCGCGTTGTGCGCCAGGTCCGACTCCTTCACCAGCAGCGCGCCGGACGTGGCGAGGATCCGCGCTGCGTACGTCTCCGGCGGCTCCCCCGCCCGTTTGGTGACCGCGAGGACGATGTCCTTCGTACGGCTGCTCAGCGCGGCCTCGCGCAGCCACTGCGTGGAGAGGGCGTCGTCCTCGACGGCGTCGTGCAGCCACGCCGCCGCGATCTGCTCCTCGTCGCCGCCCCGCGCCCGTACGCCCTCCGCCACGGCCCGGAGGTGTTCGGCGTAGGGCCGTCCCGCCTTGTCGGTCTGGCCGCTGTGCGCGGCGCGGGCGGCGGCCTCGACCTGGGCCAGGGTCATACGGGATGTCTCGGTCACCGCTCCAGTGTCTCCCCGCGCGGCGCCACCCGGGCCGGCAGGCCCCTCATCGTCTGGACAGCGGCCGGGCGCCCCGGGCGGAGACCGTGGTCAGTACGTCCGAGGCCCGCGGGAGGAGCCTGCTCAGCGGGTCGCGGCAGCCGTCGGCCCCTCGCGGCAGATCAGCAGCAGGGCCCGGTCGTCGTTGACGTCCTTGGCCACGGCCTCGATGAGGTGCCAGGCCGCACCGTGGAAGCCGCCCGCCACATAGCGGTCGGCCTCGCCGGTGAGGCGGTCGATGCCCTCGACGATGTCGCGGTCGGCGGTCTCCACCAGGCCGTCCGTGAACAGCATCAGCACGTCCCCGGGGCGCAGTGAGCCCTTCACCGGGTCGAACTGGGCACCGTCGTACACCCCGAGGAGCGGGCCCTCGGCCGCCTTCTCCTCCCAGCGGCCGCTGCCGGCGCTGAGCTGGAGGCCCGGCGGGTGGCCCGCGGTGTAGAGCTCGTAGTCGCCGGAGTCCAGGTCGAGGACCAGGTGGATGGAGGTGGCGAAGCCCTCGTCCCAGTCCTGGCGTAGCAGGTAGCCGTTCGCGGCCGGAAGGAAGGCGTGCGGTGGCAGGGAACCGAGCAGACCGCCGAACGCACCGGACAGCAGCAGGGCACGGGAGCCCGCGTCCATGCCCTTGCCGGAGACGTCGGTGAGGACGACTTCGAGCGTACGGCCGCCGTTGGTGCGCGCCGCCACCACGAAGTCGCCCGAGAACGACTGGCCGCCCGCCGGGCGCAGCGCCATCTCCCGGTGCCAGCCGTCCGGCAGGTCGGGCAGCTTGCTCTGCACCCGGATGCGTTCGCGCAGGTCGAAGAGCATGGTGCCGCCGCGCCGCCAGGGCACACCGACCCGGCTGCGGAACTGCGCCAGGAGCAGCCCGAAGAAGCCGCAGGCCGCGACCACGAGCACGACGCCCGGGGTGACCCTCGACGGGCCCTCGGTGTACGGGCCGAGCCGCACCGACTCCACGATCAGTGCCGTGGCCGCCGCCGCGTACAGGCCGAGCAGACTCGCCGGGCGCAGCAGCAGCCCGCCCACGACGACGGGCAGCACCAGCGCGGCCGGTGAGAACCACACCGAGTTCGCCAGCGTCGCCGCCGCGATCAGGGGAACCATCAGGAGCAGACCGGCCAGGGCGATCCAGTCCGAGCCGTTGCCGCGGAAGTAGTCCACGGCCGCTCGGCGCACGCCGACGCGGACCCGGTGCCACTGCTTGTTCAACCGGGCCGTGAACGTCTCGGCTTCCGCGCGCCGCTCTCGTCCTGATGCCATTAGTTCGGGACCCTATCCATCGGACCAGCCGCTTGGCACGGGAGGTCCCACTTGTCCCCCGTCCGAGGGCCGACTTCACAGTGAACTTCACCCTGCGCCGCCGCGCCGCCACCCAGGAGAAATTCCCTCGCTCGTCCCGCATCGCCCTGGTAGGCATGGCTCATGGCAGCTGACGCGAACGGCCTCTCGCCCGACGTGCGGGTCCTCCGCCAGGACGATTGGGACAAGTGGTACGACACCCTGATCCGGGGCTTCGGAGGGGTGCCGGAGTCCGCCGAGGAGCGGGAGTTGTGGAACTCGCTGACCGAGTTCGACCGTTCACTCGGTGTCTGGGACGGGGACGAGTGCGTGGGGACGGCCGGGGCGTTCAGCTTCCGGCTGACCGTGCCCGGCGGCGCGTCCCTGCCGGTCGCGGGCGTCACGATGGTCAGCGTGGCCGCCACGCATCGCCGGCGCGGCCTGCTGACCTCCATGATGCGGCGGCAGCTGGACGATGTGCGCGCGTGGGGTGAGCCGCTGGCCGTGCTCACCGCGTCCGAGCCCGCGATCTACGGGCGGTTCGGATACGGCAACGCGACCGTCTCGTTGACCGCGGAGATCGACACGACCCGGGTACGGCTGTCGGTGCCGGACGGTACGGATGACGTACGGGTGCGGTACGCGGTGCCGGCCGATGTGCTCGACGTGTGCGAGGTGGTGTACGCCCGGCTGGTCCCGGCGCGGCCCGGGATGCTGGCCCGGCGGCCCGGCTGGGAGCGGCTCGGGGTGCTCGATCCGGCGAGCGAACGGGAGGGGGCGTCGCCCCTGCAGTGCGTGCTCGCCGAGCGGGACGGGGAGACGGTGGGGTACGCGCGGTACCGCGTCAAGCCCGAGTGGGAGCTGTCCGGGTCCAACGGCAAGGTGGTCGTCGAGGACCTGGCGGCGCTGGACCCCGCGGCGGACGCGGCGCTGTGGCGGTTCCTGTTCGGGATCGACCTGACGTCGAAGGTGACCATGCGGGGGCGTCCGGTGGACGACGCGTGGCAGTACCTGGTGTCCGACCCGCGCCGGTGCCAGCCGTGGTTGCGGGACTCGCTGTACGTGCGGCCGGTGCGGGTGGGGGCCGCGCTGGAGGCGCGGACGTATCAGAGGCCGGTGGATGTGGTGTTCGAGGTGGAGGACACGTTCTGCCCCTGGAACGCCGGGCGTTGGCGGCTGAGCGGGGATCCGAAGGGTGCGTCCTGCGAGCGTACGACGGATGCGGCTGATGTCGCCCTGTCGGTACGGGAGTTGGGCGCGGCGTACCTCGGGGGTGTCTCGCTGGCCGCGCTGGGGGCGGCCGGGCGCGTGCGGGAGATTCGGCCGGGGGCGCTGGCGGAGGCGTCGCTCGGGTTCGGGACGGGTGTGCCGCCCTGGTTGCCGCACGGGTTCTGATGCCCGGGCGGTCTCAGGGGCGTTGGCAGGCCGGGCACCAGAAGAGGTTGCGGGCGGCGAGGTCGGCGGTGCGGATCTCGCCACCGCAGATGTGGCAGGGCAGGTTGGCCCTGCGGTAGACGTACACCTCGCCGCCGTGGTCGTCCACGCGGGGTGGGCGGCCCATCGCCTCCGGGGTGTGCTCCGGGCGGACGGTGTCGATGCGGTTGTTGCGGACGCCCTCGTGCATGAGGTCGACGAGGTCGGTCCAGATCGCGTGCCACTCGGTGGGGGTGATGTCCTTGCCGGCGCGGTACGGGTCGATGCGGTGCCGGAAGAGGACCTCGGCGCGGTAGACGTTTCCGACGCCGGCGATGACCTTCTGGTCCATGAGGAGGGCGGCGATCGTCGTACGGCTGCGGGTGATGCGGCGGTACGCGGTGTCCGGGTCGGCGTCGTCGCGGAGGGGGTCCGGGCCCAGGCGGTCGTGTATTGCCTGCTTCTCCGGGGGTGTGATGAGGGCGCAGGTGGTGGGGCCTCGGAGGTCCACGTAGGTGGTCGCGTTCGCCAGGCGGAGGCGGACGGTGTCGGTGGGGGGAGGTTCGGGGGCCGGGCCGAAGGTGACCTTGCCGAAGAGGCCGAGGTGGATGTGGACCCAGTCGGTGTCGCGGAAGCCTAGGAAGAGGTGTTTGCCGTGGGCTTCCGTGTGGGTGAGTTCCGTGCCGGTGAGGAGGGTGGCGGCGGGGGTGAACTTGCCCTGGGGGCTGGTGGTGCGGGGTTTTGTGCCGAGGAAGGCGGCGGCGTAGTCCTGGGCGAGGCGGTGGATGGTGTGGCCTTCCGGCACGGGTTCTCCTTGTGATCGTTGCCCTTTTGCCCACCCGCCCGCCCGCCCGCCCGACACGGTTGGTCGAGAGACCGAGGTCGAAACGCCTCGGGGCTCCGCCCCGGACCCCCGAACCTTTCCCACCCACCCACCCGACACGGTTGGTCGAGAGGTCGACGTCGAAAGGCCTCGGGGCTCCGCCCCGGGCCCCGGCGGGACTTCGTCCCCTGCACCCCTCTCGGGGGCTCCGCCCCCATACCCCCGCGGGGCTCCGCCCCAGACCCCGACACAACTACGACCCTGCCCGGGGGCAAAGTTCCGGCCCTGCCCGGGGACCGAGTTCCGGCCCTGCCGGGGGCAGAGCTCCCGCATGCCTGAGGCCAGAGCTCCCGCCCTACCTTGGGCCAGAGCTACGGCCCTGCCGGGCTCCACGAACCCCCGCCCTACCCACGGGGCAGAGTCCCGGCCCTGCCCAGCTCCACGAACCCCCGCCCTACCCAGGGCCCAGAGTCCCGGCCCTGCCCAGCTCCACGAACCCCCGCCCTACCCAGGGCCCAGAGTCCCGGCCCTGCCCAGCTCCACGAACCCCCGCCCTACCCAGGGCCCAGAGTCCCGGCCCTGCCCAGCTCCA
This is a stretch of genomic DNA from Streptomyces hawaiiensis. It encodes these proteins:
- a CDS encoding Fpg/Nei family DNA glycosylase codes for the protein MPEGHTIHRLAQDYAAAFLGTKPRTTSPQGKFTPAATLLTGTELTHTEAHGKHLFLGFRDTDWVHIHLGLFGKVTFGPAPEPPPTDTVRLRLANATTYVDLRGPTTCALITPPEKQAIHDRLGPDPLRDDADPDTAYRRITRSRTTIAALLMDQKVIAGVGNVYRAEVLFRHRIDPYRAGKDITPTEWHAIWTDLVDLMHEGVRNNRIDTVRPEHTPEAMGRPPRVDDHGGEVYVYRRANLPCHICGGEIRTADLAARNLFWCPACQRP
- a CDS encoding GNAT family N-acetyltransferase — translated: MAADANGLSPDVRVLRQDDWDKWYDTLIRGFGGVPESAEERELWNSLTEFDRSLGVWDGDECVGTAGAFSFRLTVPGGASLPVAGVTMVSVAATHRRRGLLTSMMRRQLDDVRAWGEPLAVLTASEPAIYGRFGYGNATVSLTAEIDTTRVRLSVPDGTDDVRVRYAVPADVLDVCEVVYARLVPARPGMLARRPGWERLGVLDPASEREGASPLQCVLAERDGETVGYARYRVKPEWELSGSNGKVVVEDLAALDPAADAALWRFLFGIDLTSKVTMRGRPVDDAWQYLVSDPRRCQPWLRDSLYVRPVRVGAALEARTYQRPVDVVFEVEDTFCPWNAGRWRLSGDPKGASCERTTDAADVALSVRELGAAYLGGVSLAALGAAGRVREIRPGALAEASLGFGTGVPPWLPHGF
- a CDS encoding PP2C family protein-serine/threonine phosphatase, which translates into the protein MASGRERRAEAETFTARLNKQWHRVRVGVRRAAVDYFRGNGSDWIALAGLLLMVPLIAAATLANSVWFSPAALVLPVVVGGLLLRPASLLGLYAAAATALIVESVRLGPYTEGPSRVTPGVVLVVAACGFFGLLLAQFRSRVGVPWRRGGTMLFDLRERIRVQSKLPDLPDGWHREMALRPAGGQSFSGDFVVAARTNGGRTLEVVLTDVSGKGMDAGSRALLLSGAFGGLLGSLPPHAFLPAANGYLLRQDWDEGFATSIHLVLDLDSGDYELYTAGHPPGLQLSAGSGRWEEKAAEGPLLGVYDGAQFDPVKGSLRPGDVLMLFTDGLVETADRDIVEGIDRLTGEADRYVAGGFHGAAWHLIEAVAKDVNDDRALLLICREGPTAAATR